In a single window of the Pongo abelii isolate AG06213 chromosome 1, NHGRI_mPonAbe1-v2.0_pri, whole genome shotgun sequence genome:
- the LOC129058776 gene encoding uncharacterized protein LOC129058776 produces the protein MRGLGQRCAPPLSRQPSLRSPGAAWASCPPRWSLELESDTAHVRASCASPTASRTEEPGEAGGKGRPSNSPTPRSHPYPPGLGRPSPRGAGGVLAREALSPGGRIRQRRHVFKGFWAGRGGSCLESQHFGRPRRWITRSGVQDQPGQEDITNSACSKMNSSRYMERCEEENIAISYVAVYESSTCSTPSPILEVVNVVGHSDIH, from the exons ATGAGGGGGCTAGGGCAGCGCTGTGCCCCGCCCCTGAGCCGGCAGCCCAGTCTCCGGAGCCCCGGGGCTGCCTGGGCCTCCTGCCCGCCGCGCTGGAGTCTGGAGCTCGAGAGTGACACTGCGCATGTGCGGGCTTCCTGCGCATCTCCTACGGCCTCCAGGACAGAGGAACCGGGGGAGGCAGGGGGAAAAGGCCGGCCCAGCAATTCCCCTACACCCCGGTCCCACCCGTACCCTCCTGGCCTGGGTCGTCCCAGCCCACGGGGAGCGGGCGGAGTCCTGGCCCGCGAAGCCTTGTCACCTGGTGGGCGAATCCGCCAGCGGAGACATGTCTTTAAAGggttttgggccgggcgcggtggctcgtgcctggaatcccagcactttgggaggccgaggcggtggatcacgaggtcgggagttcaagaccagcctggccaagaag ATATCACAAATTCAGCTTGTTCAAAAATGAATTCTTCAAGGTATATGGAAAGatgtgaagaagaaaatatagcaATAAGTTACGTG gcagtgtatgagagttccactTGTTCTACACCCTCTCCAATTCTTGAGGTTGTCAATGTGGTTGGCCATTCTG
- the ECM1 gene encoding extracellular matrix protein 1 isoform X2 has translation MGTTARAALVLTYLAVASAASEGGFKATGQRQLRPEHFQEVGYAAPPSPPLSRSLPMDHPDTSQHGPPFEGQSQVQPPPSQEATPLQQEELLPAQLPAEKEVGPPLPQEAVPLQRELPSLQHPNEQKEGMPAPSGDQSHPEPESWNAAQHCQQGRSQGGWGHRLDGFPPGRPSPDNLNQICLPNRQHVVYGPWNLPQSSYSHLTRQGETLNFLEIGYSRCCHCRSHTNRLECAKLVWEDTLDKYCDREYAVKTHHHSCCHHPPSPTRDECFARRAPYPNYDRDILTIDISRVTPNLMGHLCGNQRVLTKHKHIPGLIHNMTAHCCDLPFPEQACCAEEEKLTFINDLCGPRRNFWRDPALCCYLSPGDEQVNCFNINYLRNVALVAGDTENAKGQGEQGSTGGKNISSTSEPKEE, from the exons ATGGGGACCACAGCCAGAGCAGCCTTGGTCTTGACCTATTTGGCCGTTGCTTCGGCTGCCTCTGAGGGAG GCTTCAAGGCTACAGGGCAGAGGCAGCTGAGGCCAGAGCACTTTCAAGAAG TTGGCTACGCagctcccccctccccacccctatCCCGAAGCCTCCCCATGGATCACCCTGACACCTCTCAGCATGGCCCTCCCTTTGAGGGACAGAGTCAAG TGCAGCCCCCTCCCTCTCAGGAGGCTACCCCTCTCCAACAGGAAGAGCTGCTACCTGCCCAGCTCCCTGCTGAAAAGGAAG TGGGTCCCCCTCTCCCTCAGGAAGCTGTCCCCCTCCAAAGAGAGCTGCCCTCTCTCCAGCACCCCAATGAACAGAAGGAAG GAATGCCAGCTCCATCTGGGGACCAGAGCCATCCAGAACCTGAGTcctggaatgcagcccagcacTGCCAACAGGGCCGGTCCCAAGGGGGCTGGGGCCACCGGCTGGATGGCTTCCCCCCTGGGCGGCCTTCTCCAGACAATCTGAACCAAATCTGCCTTCCTAACCGTCAGCATGTGGTATATGGTCCCTGGAACCTACCACAGTCCAGCTACTCCCACCTCACTCGCCAGGGTGAGACCCTCAATTTCCTGGAGATTGGATATTCCCGCTGCTGCCACTGCCGCAGCCACACAAACCGCCTAGAGTGTGCCAAACTTGTG TGGGAGGATACCCTTGACAAATACTGTGACCGGGAGTATGCCGTGAAGACCCACCACCACTCATGTTGCCACCACCCCCCCAGCCCTACTCGGGATGAGTGCTTTGCCCGTCGGGCTCCTTACCCCAACTATGACCGGGACATCTTGACCATTGACATCAGTCGAGTCACCCCCAACCTCATGGGCCACCTCTGTGGAAACCAAAGAGTTCTCACCAAGCA TAAACATATTCCTGGGCTGATCCACAACATGACTGCCCACTGCTGTGACCTGCCATTTCCGGAACAGGCCTGCTGTGCAGAGGAGGAG AAATtaaccttcatcaatgatctgtGTGGTCCCCGACGTAACTTCTGGCGAGACCCTGCCCTCTGCTGTTACCTGAGTCCTGGGGATGAACAGGTCAACTGCTTCAACATCAATTATCTGAGGAACGTGGCTCTAGTGGCTGGAGACACTGAGAACGCCAAGGGCCAGGGGGAGCAGGGCTCAACTGGAGGAAAAAATATCAGCTCCACCTCTGAGCCCAAGGAAGAATGA
- the ECM1 gene encoding extracellular matrix protein 1 isoform X1: MGTTARAALVLTYLAVASAASEGGFKATGQRQLRPEHFQEVGYAAPPSPPLSRSLPMDHPDTSQHGPPFEGQSQVQPPPSQEATPLQQEELLPAQLPAEKEVGPPLPQEAVPLQRELPSLQHPNEQKEGMPAPSGDQSHPEPESWNAAQHCQQGRSQGGWGHRLDGFPPGRPSPDNLNQICLPNRQHVVYGPWNLPQSSYSHLTRQGETLNFLEIGYSRCCHCRSHTNRLECAKLVWEEAMSRFCEAEFSVKTRPHWCCTRQGEVRFSCFQEEAPQPHYQLRACPSHQPDISSGLELPFPPGAPTLDNIKNICHLRRFRSVPRNLPATDPLQRELLALIQLEREFQRCCRQGNNHTCTWKAWEDTLDKYCDREYAVKTHHHSCCHHPPSPTRDECFARRAPYPNYDRDILTIDISRVTPNLMGHLCGNQRVLTKHKHIPGLIHNMTAHCCDLPFPEQACCAEEEKLTFINDLCGPRRNFWRDPALCCYLSPGDEQVNCFNINYLRNVALVAGDTENAKGQGEQGSTGGKNISSTSEPKEE; the protein is encoded by the exons ATGGGGACCACAGCCAGAGCAGCCTTGGTCTTGACCTATTTGGCCGTTGCTTCGGCTGCCTCTGAGGGAG GCTTCAAGGCTACAGGGCAGAGGCAGCTGAGGCCAGAGCACTTTCAAGAAG TTGGCTACGCagctcccccctccccacccctatCCCGAAGCCTCCCCATGGATCACCCTGACACCTCTCAGCATGGCCCTCCCTTTGAGGGACAGAGTCAAG TGCAGCCCCCTCCCTCTCAGGAGGCTACCCCTCTCCAACAGGAAGAGCTGCTACCTGCCCAGCTCCCTGCTGAAAAGGAAG TGGGTCCCCCTCTCCCTCAGGAAGCTGTCCCCCTCCAAAGAGAGCTGCCCTCTCTCCAGCACCCCAATGAACAGAAGGAAG GAATGCCAGCTCCATCTGGGGACCAGAGCCATCCAGAACCTGAGTcctggaatgcagcccagcacTGCCAACAGGGCCGGTCCCAAGGGGGCTGGGGCCACCGGCTGGATGGCTTCCCCCCTGGGCGGCCTTCTCCAGACAATCTGAACCAAATCTGCCTTCCTAACCGTCAGCATGTGGTATATGGTCCCTGGAACCTACCACAGTCCAGCTACTCCCACCTCACTCGCCAGGGTGAGACCCTCAATTTCCTGGAGATTGGATATTCCCGCTGCTGCCACTGCCGCAGCCACACAAACCGCCTAGAGTGTGCCAAACTTGTG TGGGAGGAAGCAATGAGCCGATTCTGTGAGGCCGAGTTCTCGGTCAAGACCCGACCCCACTGGTGCTGCACGCGGCAGGGGGAGGTTCGGTTCTCCTGCTTCCAGGAGGAAGCTCCCCAGCCACACTACCAGCTCCGGGCCTGCCCCAGCCATCAGCCTGATATTTCCTCGGGTCTTGAGCTGCCTTTCCCTCCTGGGGCGCCCACATTGGACAATATCAAGAACATCTGCCACCTGAGGCGCTTCCGCTCTGTGCCACGCAACCTGCCAGCTACTGACCCCCTACAAAGGGAGCTGCTGGCACTGATCCAGCTGGAGAGGGAGTTCCAGCGCTGCTGCCGCCAGGGGAACAATCACACCTGTACATGGAAGGCC TGGGAGGATACCCTTGACAAATACTGTGACCGGGAGTATGCCGTGAAGACCCACCACCACTCATGTTGCCACCACCCCCCCAGCCCTACTCGGGATGAGTGCTTTGCCCGTCGGGCTCCTTACCCCAACTATGACCGGGACATCTTGACCATTGACATCAGTCGAGTCACCCCCAACCTCATGGGCCACCTCTGTGGAAACCAAAGAGTTCTCACCAAGCA TAAACATATTCCTGGGCTGATCCACAACATGACTGCCCACTGCTGTGACCTGCCATTTCCGGAACAGGCCTGCTGTGCAGAGGAGGAG AAATtaaccttcatcaatgatctgtGTGGTCCCCGACGTAACTTCTGGCGAGACCCTGCCCTCTGCTGTTACCTGAGTCCTGGGGATGAACAGGTCAACTGCTTCAACATCAATTATCTGAGGAACGTGGCTCTAGTGGCTGGAGACACTGAGAACGCCAAGGGCCAGGGGGAGCAGGGCTCAACTGGAGGAAAAAATATCAGCTCCACCTCTGAGCCCAAGGAAGAATGA